One Streptomyces mobaraensis NBRC 13819 = DSM 40847 DNA segment encodes these proteins:
- a CDS encoding glycosyltransferase family 87 protein, producing the protein MSAPDDGSPSRDGFARWIAGRASWPVRAAALLVYVLSTGRMLGVRRAGMDNAVVVRAARALLDGGSPYADKRFLYLPGAVFAALPQAPFGDATLSRVVPFATAALVLAGVVLALRIFDIRADSRLAAALTAGLGLFLPFQSIVHLGNWTAASAVAFPAALLLALRGRWTAAGVTVGLAVALKPMLVPLLLLFVLARRWRALAWAVALPTAISLAAALAMPRPGLFLTKTLPFLLHGQDDYAAPFDASWTAVLPRLGVPHHLAFVLAACAAAAVLAVARLRWRQEGDEALRLVECGALLMLAAFLVSRPSFLHYALVIVPALVASVVVRGAAARSVWFWMALLPQLAGVAWPELGSARRHAFKDIVMFTGMATVLAADAWRSRPRTVRTVTVSGAVYSLSSDPAPRDPSEMR; encoded by the coding sequence ATGAGTGCGCCGGACGACGGGTCTCCGTCCCGGGACGGCTTCGCGCGCTGGATCGCCGGCCGGGCCTCGTGGCCCGTACGGGCGGCGGCCTTGCTGGTCTATGTGCTCAGCACGGGGCGGATGCTGGGCGTCCGCCGGGCGGGCATGGACAACGCGGTCGTCGTCCGGGCCGCCCGCGCCCTGCTGGACGGCGGCTCGCCGTACGCGGACAAACGGTTTCTCTATCTGCCGGGCGCGGTGTTCGCGGCGCTGCCGCAGGCGCCGTTCGGCGACGCGACGCTGTCCCGCGTGGTGCCGTTCGCCACCGCCGCCCTGGTCCTCGCCGGGGTCGTGCTCGCCCTGCGGATCTTCGACATCCGGGCGGACAGCCGGCTCGCCGCCGCCCTGACCGCCGGGCTGGGCCTCTTCCTCCCCTTCCAGAGCATCGTCCACCTGGGCAACTGGACGGCCGCCTCGGCCGTGGCCTTCCCCGCCGCGCTGCTGCTGGCCCTCCGCGGCCGCTGGACCGCAGCCGGCGTCACCGTCGGTCTGGCCGTCGCGCTCAAGCCGATGCTCGTCCCGCTGCTGCTGCTCTTCGTGCTCGCCCGGCGGTGGCGGGCGCTGGCCTGGGCGGTGGCCCTGCCGACGGCGATCTCCCTGGCGGCGGCGCTCGCCATGCCCCGGCCGGGCCTGTTCCTCACCAAGACGCTGCCGTTCCTGCTGCACGGCCAGGACGACTACGCCGCACCCTTCGACGCCTCGTGGACCGCCGTCCTGCCCCGCCTCGGCGTCCCCCACCACCTGGCGTTCGTGCTCGCCGCCTGCGCCGCCGCGGCGGTGCTCGCCGTCGCCCGGCTGCGCTGGCGGCAGGAGGGTGACGAGGCACTGCGGCTCGTCGAGTGCGGGGCGCTGCTGATGCTCGCCGCGTTCCTGGTGTCCCGGCCGTCCTTCCTGCACTACGCCCTGGTGATCGTGCCCGCGCTCGTCGCGTCCGTGGTGGTGCGGGGCGCCGCCGCGCGCTCGGTGTGGTTCTGGATGGCCCTGTTGCCGCAGCTCGCCGGGGTGGCCTGGCCGGAGCTGGGCAGCGCGCGGCGGCACGCCTTCAAGGACATCGTGATGTTCACCGGGATGGCGACGGTGCTCGCGGCCGACGCCTGGCGGAGCCGCCCGCGGACCGTCCGGACGGTGACTGTCAGTGGCGCCGTCTACTCTCTGAGTAGTGATCCGGCTCCCCGGGATCCTTCCGAGATGAGGTGA
- a CDS encoding polyprenol monophosphomannose synthase codes for MSVPHTPAVLTPLPAEWARTVTTVVMPTYNEAENLPMMAEALMALPLEGLRLLVVDDDSPDGTGRVADQLAEKYHEPGRPRVSVLHRTTKEGLGRAYAAGMARAVEDGAAYVLQMDADGSHPVGKVSEMLGVALSTGADVVVGSRYVPGGTLSAAWGAHRRLLSRWANAYAGTILGTRLRDITGGFNLWSAAALRSLDLDTIDSAGYSFQVEAKYRALRAGFTVVEVPIHFEDRTVGESKMSLAVQLESVAMPWRLRAKEMRSSGGRAR; via the coding sequence ATGAGCGTTCCGCACACCCCCGCCGTCCTGACCCCGCTGCCCGCCGAGTGGGCCCGCACGGTGACCACCGTGGTGATGCCCACCTACAACGAGGCGGAGAACCTCCCGATGATGGCGGAGGCGCTGATGGCGCTGCCGCTGGAGGGGCTGCGGCTGCTGGTCGTCGACGACGACAGTCCGGACGGCACCGGCAGGGTCGCCGACCAGCTGGCCGAGAAGTACCACGAACCCGGCCGCCCCCGCGTCTCCGTGCTGCACCGCACCACCAAGGAGGGCCTCGGCCGGGCGTACGCGGCCGGGATGGCGCGGGCCGTCGAGGACGGCGCCGCGTACGTCCTGCAGATGGACGCCGACGGCAGCCATCCGGTCGGGAAGGTCTCCGAGATGCTGGGCGTCGCCCTGTCCACCGGGGCGGACGTCGTCGTCGGCAGCCGGTACGTGCCCGGCGGAACGCTGTCCGCCGCCTGGGGGGCCCACCGCAGACTGCTCTCGCGCTGGGCCAACGCCTACGCCGGCACCATCCTCGGCACCCGGCTGCGCGACATCACCGGGGGCTTCAACCTGTGGAGCGCGGCGGCGCTGCGCTCCCTCGACCTCGACACCATCGACAGCGCGGGCTACAGCTTCCAGGTCGAGGCCAAGTACCGGGCGCTGCGGGCCGGGTTCACGGTGGTGGAGGTGCCGATCCACTTCGAGGACCGGACGGTGGGGGAGTCCAAGATGAGCCTCGCGGTGCAGCTCGAATCGGTCGCGATGCCGTGGCGGCTGCGGGCCAAGGAGATGCGTTCGAGCGGTGGGCGGGCCCGCTGA
- a CDS encoding sugar phosphate nucleotidyltransferase, translating into MTEAVLLVGGKGTRLQPLTLNTPKPMVPAAGVPFLAHQLARARAAGVEHIVLATSYLAEVFEPYFGDGSAYGLRLTYVTEDQPLGTGGAIRGAAEALTTRPDEPVLVFNGDILTGLDIPALLRRHERAQADVTLHLTRVADPRAYGLVPTAPDGRVLAFTEKPRHPDEIVTDQINAGCYVFRREVIDTIPAGRPVSVERETFPGLLDGGALLHGLVDASYWLDLGRPASFIQASADLVRGIVRSPAVPGEPGEHLVLPGAHVEPGARLAGGTVVGAGARVGAGAEITGSVVLDGARIEAGARIRASMIGNAARVGPRTVLDGAVIGDHAEIGADNELREGARVWCGTAIPDAAIRFGAA; encoded by the coding sequence ATGACAGAGGCGGTACTGCTCGTCGGCGGCAAGGGCACTCGGCTCCAGCCGCTCACGCTGAACACACCCAAGCCGATGGTCCCCGCCGCCGGGGTGCCGTTCCTCGCCCACCAGCTCGCCCGGGCCCGGGCCGCCGGCGTCGAGCACATCGTGCTGGCCACCTCGTACCTGGCCGAGGTCTTCGAGCCGTACTTCGGCGACGGCTCCGCCTACGGCCTGCGGCTCACCTACGTCACCGAGGACCAGCCGCTCGGCACGGGCGGGGCGATCCGGGGCGCCGCCGAGGCGCTCACCACCCGGCCGGACGAACCGGTGCTCGTCTTCAACGGTGACATCCTCACCGGTCTCGACATCCCCGCCCTCCTCAGACGCCACGAGCGGGCCCAGGCCGACGTCACCCTGCACCTCACCCGGGTCGCCGACCCCCGGGCGTACGGCCTGGTCCCCACCGCCCCCGACGGCCGCGTGCTCGCCTTCACCGAGAAGCCCCGGCACCCCGACGAGATCGTCACCGACCAGATCAACGCCGGCTGCTACGTCTTCCGGCGGGAGGTCATCGACACCATCCCGGCCGGCCGCCCGGTCTCCGTCGAGCGGGAGACCTTCCCCGGACTGCTGGACGGCGGCGCGCTGCTGCACGGCCTCGTCGACGCGTCGTACTGGCTGGACCTGGGCCGGCCCGCCTCGTTCATCCAGGCCAGCGCCGACCTGGTGCGCGGCATCGTCCGATCCCCGGCGGTGCCGGGCGAACCGGGCGAGCACCTGGTGCTGCCCGGCGCCCATGTCGAGCCCGGGGCGCGGCTGGCCGGGGGGACGGTCGTCGGCGCGGGGGCGCGGGTGGGGGCCGGTGCCGAGATCACCGGATCCGTGGTGCTGGACGGGGCCCGGATCGAGGCGGGGGCGCGGATCCGGGCGTCCATGATCGGCAACGCCGCCCGGGTGGGGCCGCGCACCGTGCTGGACGGTGCCGTCATCGGCGATCACGCTGAAATCGGCGCGGACAACGAGCTCCGTGAAGGGGCCCGTGTCTGGTGCGGCACCGCCATCCCCGACGCCGCCATCCGCTTCGGCGCCGCCTGA
- a CDS encoding GtrA family protein, with the protein MPLRQTTARGRRLPGAARLLALGHEFAKFGTVGVLGIFVNFGVFNLCRGITRLPVVRCSVVATVVAIAFNYLGLRYFTYRDRDKGHRSREVVLFAVFSALGLVIENGVLYVATYGFGWGSPFQSNLFKFLGIGTATLFRFWAYRAWVFRTLPHHGPRHGRPHATPDHDVPAGAAGPDPAAYRPETTAPPP; encoded by the coding sequence ATGCCCTTGCGACAGACGACGGCAAGAGGGAGACGCCTGCCCGGTGCGGCGAGGCTGTTGGCACTCGGACACGAGTTCGCGAAATTCGGCACCGTCGGGGTGCTGGGGATCTTCGTCAACTTCGGCGTCTTCAACCTGTGCCGGGGCATCACCAGGCTCCCCGTCGTGCGGTGCAGCGTGGTCGCCACCGTCGTCGCCATCGCCTTCAACTACCTGGGCCTGCGGTACTTCACCTACCGCGACCGCGACAAGGGCCACCGCAGCCGGGAGGTCGTGCTCTTCGCGGTGTTCAGCGCCCTCGGCCTGGTCATCGAGAACGGCGTCCTCTACGTCGCCACCTACGGCTTCGGCTGGGGTTCGCCGTTCCAGAGCAACCTCTTCAAGTTCCTCGGCATCGGGACCGCCACCCTGTTCCGCTTCTGGGCGTACCGGGCCTGGGTCTTCCGGACGCTGCCCCACCACGGGCCGCGGCACGGCCGCCCTCATGCCACGCCCGATCACGATGTGCCCGCAGGAGCCGCCGGGCCCGACCCGGCCGCGTACCGACCCGAGACCACCGCACCTCCACCGTAG
- a CDS encoding NAD-glutamate dehydrogenase codes for MQTKLDEAKAELLARAARVAENTPAGGQHPTGPNGEGGLDQDTLTAYLQRYYLHTAPEDLTGRDPVDVFGAALSHHRLAENRPQGTANVRVHTPTVEENGWTCSHSVVEVVTDDMPFLVDSVTNELSRQNRGIHVVIHPQMIVRRDLTGRLLEVLGSNCDAHGTGKDAELPHDALVESWIHVEIDRETDRDDLKQIGADLLRVLSDVREAVEDWEKMREAALRLADGLQDEPAPADLPVTEVDEARELLRWLSADHFTFLGYREYELTKVPADGAEEDALTAVPGTGLGILRSDPAHTADGHHEGPHAPLARPASPSFSRLPADARAKAREHKLLVLTKANSRATVHRPSYLDYVGVKKFDAEGNVVGERRFLGLFSSAAYTESVRRVPVIRRKVAQVLSDAGFTPHSHDGRDLLQILETYPRDELFQTPADQLRSIATSVLYLQERRRLRLFLRRDEYGRYYSALVYLPRDRYTTGVRLRLIDILKEELNGTSVDFTAWNTESVLSRLHFVVRVEPGSTLPELSDADAERIESRLVEAARSWADGFAETLTAEVGEERAAELLRRYAHAFSEGYKADHSPRSAVADLQHLEQLTTAGGDRDFAFSLYEPVGAAPGERRFKIYRTGEPVSLSAVLPVLSRLGVEVVDERPYDLRCSDRTTAWIYDFGLRMPEHVEGDDARGRFQDAFAAVWTGKAENDNFNKLVLRAGLDWRQAMVLRAYAKYLRQAGTTFSQSYMEDTLSNNVHTTRLLINLFEARMSPALQRAGRELTDGLLEELDGALDQVASLDEDRILRAFLTVIKATLRTNHFQRDADGRPHDYLSIKLDPQAIPDLPAPRPAFEIWVYSPRVEGVHLRFGKVARGGLRWSDRREDFRTEVLGLVKAQMVKNTVIVPVGAKGGFVGKRLPDPSVDRDAWLAEGIASYKTFISGLLDITDNMVGGEVVPPKDVVRHDEDDTYLVVAADKGTATFSDIANEVAQSYGFWLGDAFASGGSAGYDHKGMGITARGAWESVKRHFRELGHNTQTEDFTVVGVGDMSGDVFGNGMLLSEHIRLVAAFDHRHIFLDPTPDAATSYAERRRLFELPRSSWADYDTSLLSKGGGVHPRTAKSIPLNAHVREALGIEPGITKMTPAELMKAILRAPVDLLWNGGIGTYVKASTESHADVGDKANDAIRVDGGDLRVKVVGEGGNLGLTQLGRIEFALAGGRVNTDAIDNSAGVDTSDHEVNIKILLNALVTDGDMTVKQRNKLLAEMTDEVGELVLRNNYAQNVALANAVAQAPSLLHAHQRIMRRLSRDGHLDRALEFLPTDRQIRERLSAGRGLSQPELAVLLAYIKITTAEELLTTGLPDDPYLQRLLYAYFPGALRQSFGEQIDHHALRREIVTTVLVNDTVNTGGSTFLHRLREETGASLEEIVRAQAAAREIFGLGAVWDAVEALDNKVAADVQTRVRLHSRRLVERGTRWLLNNRPQPLQLAETIEYFRDGVATVWGELPKLLRGADLDWWQSIHDELTEAGIPGELAVRVAGFSSVFPALDIVAIAERTGKEPLFVAEVYYDLGDRLHITQLMDKIIELPRSDRWQSMARASIREDLYACHAALTADILSVGNGSSTPEQRFTAWEEKNAPILARARTTLDEIRGSDSFDLANLSVAMRTMRTLLRTHS; via the coding sequence ATGCAGACCAAGCTGGACGAAGCCAAGGCCGAGCTGCTCGCGCGGGCGGCCCGCGTCGCCGAGAACACGCCGGCCGGGGGACAGCACCCGACCGGGCCGAACGGTGAGGGCGGGCTCGACCAGGACACCCTGACCGCGTACCTCCAGCGCTACTACCTGCACACGGCGCCGGAGGACCTGACGGGCCGCGACCCCGTCGACGTCTTCGGCGCCGCGCTGTCGCACCACCGGCTCGCGGAGAACCGGCCGCAGGGCACCGCGAACGTGCGGGTCCACACGCCCACGGTCGAGGAGAACGGCTGGACGTGCAGCCACTCGGTGGTCGAGGTGGTCACCGACGACATGCCGTTCCTGGTCGACTCGGTCACCAACGAGCTGTCCCGGCAGAACCGCGGCATCCACGTCGTCATCCACCCGCAGATGATCGTCCGCCGCGACCTGACCGGCCGCCTGCTGGAGGTCCTCGGCTCCAACTGCGACGCGCACGGCACCGGCAAGGACGCCGAGCTGCCGCACGACGCGCTCGTCGAGTCCTGGATCCACGTCGAGATCGACCGCGAGACCGACCGCGACGACCTCAAGCAGATCGGCGCCGACCTGCTGCGCGTCCTCTCCGACGTCCGCGAGGCCGTCGAGGACTGGGAGAAGATGCGGGAGGCCGCGCTGCGGCTGGCCGACGGCCTGCAGGACGAGCCGGCCCCCGCCGACCTGCCGGTCACCGAGGTCGACGAGGCCCGCGAGCTGCTCCGCTGGCTCTCCGCCGACCACTTCACCTTCCTCGGCTACCGCGAGTACGAGCTGACCAAGGTGCCCGCCGACGGCGCCGAGGAGGACGCGCTGACCGCCGTCCCCGGCACCGGCCTCGGCATCCTCCGCTCCGACCCCGCGCACACGGCCGACGGGCACCACGAGGGCCCGCACGCGCCGCTCGCCCGGCCCGCCTCGCCGTCCTTCAGCCGGCTGCCCGCCGACGCCCGGGCCAAGGCCCGCGAGCACAAGCTCCTCGTGCTGACCAAGGCCAACAGCCGCGCCACCGTGCACCGCCCCTCGTACCTCGACTACGTGGGCGTCAAGAAGTTCGACGCCGAGGGCAACGTCGTCGGCGAGCGCCGCTTCCTGGGCCTGTTCTCCTCGGCCGCCTACACCGAGTCGGTGCGCCGGGTCCCCGTCATCCGCCGCAAGGTGGCCCAGGTGCTGTCCGACGCCGGGTTCACGCCGCACAGCCACGACGGGCGCGACCTGCTCCAGATCCTGGAGACCTACCCGCGCGACGAGCTGTTCCAGACCCCGGCCGACCAGCTGCGCTCCATCGCCACCAGCGTGCTCTACCTCCAGGAGCGCCGCCGGCTGCGGCTGTTCCTGCGCCGCGACGAGTACGGGCGCTACTACTCCGCCCTGGTCTACCTGCCGCGCGACCGCTACACCACCGGTGTCCGGCTGCGGCTGATCGACATTCTCAAGGAAGAGCTCAACGGCACCAGCGTCGACTTCACGGCCTGGAACACCGAGTCCGTCCTGTCCCGGCTGCACTTCGTCGTCCGGGTCGAGCCCGGTTCCACGCTGCCGGAGCTGAGCGACGCCGACGCCGAGCGCATCGAGAGCCGCCTGGTGGAGGCCGCCCGCTCCTGGGCCGACGGCTTCGCCGAGACCCTCACCGCCGAGGTCGGCGAGGAGCGCGCCGCAGAGCTGCTGCGCCGCTACGCCCATGCCTTCTCCGAGGGCTACAAGGCCGACCACAGCCCGCGCAGCGCCGTCGCCGACCTCCAGCACCTGGAGCAGCTGACCACGGCCGGCGGCGACCGCGACTTCGCGTTCAGCCTCTACGAGCCGGTCGGCGCCGCCCCCGGTGAGCGCCGTTTCAAGATCTACCGCACCGGTGAGCCGGTCTCCCTCTCCGCCGTGCTGCCGGTCCTCAGCCGGCTGGGCGTCGAGGTCGTCGACGAGCGCCCGTACGACCTGCGCTGCTCGGACCGGACGACCGCGTGGATCTACGACTTCGGGCTGCGGATGCCCGAGCACGTCGAGGGCGACGACGCCCGCGGCCGCTTCCAGGACGCGTTCGCCGCGGTCTGGACGGGCAAGGCGGAGAACGACAACTTCAACAAGCTCGTGCTGCGCGCCGGTCTCGACTGGCGGCAGGCGATGGTGCTGCGCGCGTACGCCAAGTACCTCCGGCAGGCGGGTACGACGTTCAGCCAGTCGTACATGGAGGACACCCTCAGCAACAACGTCCACACCACGCGCCTGCTGATCAACCTGTTCGAGGCCCGGATGTCGCCGGCGCTCCAGCGGGCGGGCCGGGAGCTGACCGACGGGCTGCTGGAGGAGCTGGACGGCGCCCTCGACCAGGTCGCGAGCCTGGACGAGGACCGCATCCTGCGGGCGTTCCTCACGGTCATCAAGGCGACGCTGCGGACCAACCACTTCCAGCGCGACGCCGACGGCCGGCCGCACGACTACCTGTCGATCAAGCTGGACCCGCAGGCCATCCCGGACCTGCCGGCGCCGCGTCCGGCCTTCGAGATCTGGGTCTACTCCCCGCGCGTCGAGGGTGTGCACCTGCGCTTCGGCAAGGTCGCCCGCGGTGGTCTGCGCTGGTCCGACCGGCGCGAGGACTTCCGTACCGAGGTGCTGGGCCTGGTCAAGGCGCAGATGGTGAAGAACACCGTCATCGTGCCGGTGGGCGCCAAGGGCGGCTTCGTCGGCAAGCGGCTGCCGGACCCGTCGGTGGACCGTGACGCGTGGCTGGCCGAGGGCATCGCCTCGTACAAGACCTTCATCTCCGGTCTCCTCGACATCACCGACAACATGGTCGGCGGCGAGGTCGTGCCGCCGAAGGACGTCGTGCGGCACGACGAGGACGACACCTACCTGGTGGTCGCGGCCGACAAGGGCACGGCGACGTTCTCCGACATCGCCAACGAGGTCGCGCAGTCGTACGGCTTCTGGCTCGGCGACGCCTTCGCCTCCGGCGGTTCCGCGGGCTACGACCACAAGGGCATGGGCATCACCGCCCGCGGCGCCTGGGAGTCGGTGAAGCGCCACTTCCGGGAGCTGGGCCACAACACCCAGACCGAGGACTTCACGGTCGTCGGCGTCGGCGACATGTCCGGCGACGTGTTCGGCAACGGCATGCTGCTGTCGGAGCACATCCGTCTGGTGGCCGCCTTCGACCACCGGCATATCTTCCTGGACCCGACCCCGGACGCCGCCACCTCGTACGCCGAGCGCCGACGCCTGTTCGAGCTGCCGCGCTCCTCGTGGGCCGACTACGACACCTCGCTGCTGTCCAAGGGCGGCGGCGTGCACCCGCGGACGGCCAAGTCGATCCCGCTGAACGCGCACGTCCGCGAGGCCCTCGGCATCGAGCCGGGCATCACCAAGATGACCCCCGCCGAGCTGATGAAGGCCATCCTGCGGGCCCCGGTCGACCTGCTGTGGAACGGCGGCATCGGCACCTACGTCAAGGCGTCCACCGAGTCCCACGCGGACGTCGGCGACAAGGCGAACGACGCGATCCGCGTCGACGGCGGCGACCTGCGGGTCAAGGTCGTCGGCGAGGGCGGCAACCTGGGTCTCACCCAGCTCGGCCGGATCGAGTTCGCGCTCGCGGGCGGCCGGGTCAACACCGACGCCATCGACAACAGCGCCGGCGTGGACACCTCGGACCACGAGGTGAACATCAAGATCCTGCTCAACGCGCTGGTCACCGACGGCGACATGACCGTCAAGCAGCGCAACAAGCTGCTGGCGGAGATGACCGACGAGGTCGGCGAGCTGGTCCTGCGCAACAACTACGCGCAGAACGTCGCGCTGGCCAACGCGGTGGCCCAGGCGCCCAGCCTGCTCCACGCGCACCAGCGGATCATGCGCCGCCTCAGCCGGGACGGCCACCTGGACCGCGCGCTGGAGTTCCTGCCCACCGACCGGCAGATCCGCGAGCGGCTCTCCGCCGGGCGCGGCCTGTCCCAGCCGGAGCTGGCGGTCCTGCTCGCCTACATCAAGATCACGACCGCCGAGGAGCTGCTGACCACCGGCCTGCCGGACGACCCGTACCTTCAGCGCCTGCTCTACGCCTACTTCCCGGGCGCCCTGCGGCAGTCGTTCGGCGAGCAGATCGACCACCACGCCCTGCGTCGCGAGATCGTGACGACCGTCCTCGTCAACGACACGGTCAACACCGGCGGTTCGACCTTCCTGCACCGGCTGCGGGAGGAGACCGGGGCGTCGCTGGAGGAGATCGTCCGGGCGCAGGCCGCGGCCCGCGAGATCTTCGGCCTGGGCGCGGTCTGGGACGCCGTCGAGGCGCTGGACAACAAGGTCGCGGCGGACGTGCAGACCCGGGTGCGGCTGCACTCGCGGCGGCTGGTCGAGCGCGGCACCCGCTGGTTGCTCAACAACCGTCCGCAGCCGCTCCAGCTCGCCGAGACCATCGAGTACTTCCGCGACGGGGTGGCGACGGTCTGGGGTGAGCTGCCCAAGCTGCTGCGCGGCGCGGACCTCGACTGGTGGCAGTCCATCCACGACGAGCTGACCGAGGCCGGGATCCCCGGCGAGCTGGCCGTCCGGGTCGCGGGCTTCTCGTCCGTCTTCCCGGCGCTGGACATCGTCGCCATCGCGGAGCGCACCGGCAAGGAGCCGCTGTTCGTGGCGGAGGTCTACTACGACCTGGGCGACCGGCTGCACATCACCCAGCTGATGGACAAGATCATCGAGCTGCCGCGCTCCGACCGCTGGCAGTCCATGGCCCGTGCCTCCATCCGTGAGGACCTGTACGCGTGCCACGCCGCGCTCACCGCCGACATCCTCTCGGTGGGCAACGGTTCCTCCACGCCGGAGCAGCGCTTCACGGCGTGGGAGGAGAAGAACGCGCCGATCCTGGCCCGCGCGCGGACCACGCTGGACGAGATCCGCGGTTCGGACTCGTTCGACCTGGCCAACCTGTCGGTGGCCATGCGGACGATGCGCACCCTGCTGCGGACGCACAGCTGA
- a CDS encoding HAD family hydrolase translates to MTRHGAHIVWDWNGTLLHDVDAVMAATNASFAEVGLAPITLERYRDLYCVPVPRFYERLMGRLPSDAEWQVMDAAFHRHYAKYAVEAELAEGARQLLADRQAAGRTQSLCSLASHDDLIPLVRTYGIEHHFVRVDGRTGRSDRGKAEQMARHVAALEGTAPERVVVVGDAVDDALAAAHVGAKAVLYTGGSHSRASLSAAGVPVVDTLTEAVELAERLVA, encoded by the coding sequence ATGACACGGCACGGAGCTCATATCGTCTGGGACTGGAACGGCACGCTGCTGCACGACGTCGACGCGGTGATGGCCGCGACGAACGCCTCGTTCGCCGAGGTCGGGCTGGCCCCGATCACGCTGGAGCGGTACCGGGACCTGTACTGCGTGCCCGTGCCGCGGTTCTACGAGCGGCTCATGGGTCGGCTGCCCAGCGACGCCGAGTGGCAGGTGATGGACGCGGCGTTCCACCGGCACTACGCGAAGTACGCCGTGGAGGCCGAGCTGGCGGAGGGGGCCCGGCAGCTGCTCGCGGACCGGCAGGCGGCGGGCCGCACCCAGTCGCTCTGTTCGCTGGCGTCGCACGACGACCTGATACCCCTGGTGCGGACGTACGGCATCGAGCACCACTTCGTCCGGGTCGACGGCCGCACCGGCCGGAGCGACCGGGGCAAGGCCGAGCAGATGGCCCGGCACGTGGCGGCCCTGGAGGGCACGGCTCCGGAGCGGGTGGTCGTCGTGGGGGACGCGGTGGACGACGCGCTCGCCGCGGCGCACGTGGGCGCGAAGGCGGTGCTGTACACCGGCGGGTCGCACAGCAGGGCGAGCCTGTCCGCCGCCGGGGTGCCGGTGGTCGACACCCTGACGGAGGCGGTCGAGCTCGCGGAGCGTCTGGTGGCGTGA
- a CDS encoding DUF6912 family protein produces MRVYVPLTLPGLAEAHRTGELGPAPFDAYAVTPALREWYVSDDMEELEYAALGRAAQASLRRIATDPEAPRRRVVVAVDVPDREAAVDPDRGLDESALGEVRLSRPVPLAKAAAVHVDADDAEADVAAAAAALGAADQGDEDARFTVDGAEDHELMWFGVQEIPNLV; encoded by the coding sequence ATGCGCGTCTACGTCCCTCTGACCCTCCCCGGTCTCGCCGAGGCGCACCGGACGGGCGAGCTCGGCCCGGCTCCGTTCGACGCCTACGCCGTCACCCCCGCGCTGCGCGAGTGGTACGTCTCCGACGACATGGAGGAGCTGGAGTACGCGGCGCTCGGGCGCGCCGCGCAGGCGTCGCTCCGCCGGATCGCCACCGACCCGGAGGCGCCGCGGCGCCGGGTGGTCGTCGCGGTCGACGTGCCGGACCGGGAGGCCGCCGTGGACCCGGACCGGGGGCTCGACGAGTCGGCGCTCGGCGAGGTGCGGCTGTCCCGGCCGGTGCCGCTGGCGAAGGCCGCGGCCGTGCACGTGGACGCGGACGACGCCGAGGCGGACGTCGCGGCCGCCGCGGCGGCGCTGGGCGCGGCCGACCAGGGCGACGAGGACGCCCGTTTCACGGTGGACGGCGCGGAGGACCACGAGCTGATGTGGTTCGGCGTGCAGGAGATCCCCAACCTCGTCTGA
- a CDS encoding Rv3235 family protein has protein sequence MNRTTGPGRDTARRTAPPRRTDARRPSAGPAARQLRAGLPRYWFAEQLLLTLSGQRPVHRMLGHTLPAAYDLLVELAPQAPLRPPAPGGGTPVVHRCDQFQPRPGVIEAYARIGSGDRVRALAFRLERGTDQRWRCSAVELGGARA, from the coding sequence TTGAACAGGACCACCGGACCGGGCCGGGACACCGCCCGGCGCACCGCACCACCGCGGCGGACGGACGCCCGGCGCCCGAGCGCCGGGCCGGCCGCCCGGCAGCTCCGCGCGGGCCTCCCGCGCTACTGGTTCGCCGAACAGCTCCTGCTGACCCTGAGCGGGCAGCGCCCGGTGCACCGGATGCTCGGCCACACCCTCCCCGCCGCCTACGACCTGCTCGTCGAGCTCGCGCCGCAGGCACCCCTGCGCCCGCCGGCCCCCGGCGGCGGCACCCCGGTCGTACACCGCTGCGACCAGTTCCAGCCGCGCCCCGGTGTAATCGAGGCGTACGCGCGGATCGGCTCCGGCGACCGGGTGCGGGCCCTGGCCTTCCGGCTGGAGCGGGGCACCGACCAGCGCTGGCGGTGCTCCGCCGTCGAACTGGGCGGCGCCCGGGCCTGA